TTTAAAATACGTTTCTCATGTGGTGAATGTTTCGCTTTTAAAAGCCTGATGAATTTGTCAAAAAACTACAAGTTCAGTTGACAAACTACAAACCTGTCTGACTGACATTATTCACTGACACGCTTCAGTAAGtggaaaatgtaattctttACTCAATATGAAAAGTGTATTTGTGGCTTCatcaaaggcaaaaaaataatctcattGTGATGAAACATTAGGACTGCAAAATTAGATCAGATATGAATCatgatttttgattttcaaaattaaatgaaCGATAACGAGGTTTAAAATTCTCCGCTCATAGAAAACTCTGCTGTGCATCAAATCAAGCGCTTCCAACGTACGATCAGGAcgttttggcttcactttatGGAGCTGTCATTTTGCTGTAGGTGCacaaatgcagcagcagcagcctgtgaaAGAATTTACAGAATGTTGCAGCTACAGAATAGAAGAGGAACCTGATGTTTAtttaacaggaaaaacaaaatgtagtgAGTTCAGGTGAAGGAGCACCTTATGTCAAGTcttattttaatgcaaagtaGCACAACTTTAAAGGGAAAACAGAGCTGTGTTAGATTCATCtaatgaatattattatatcttaaaaaattgttttttttgcggAATCTAAGcagaaacagatgttttgacGTGTTGACGCAGGTGAGAAAACTGtaacttaaagctactacgaggaactttcatttagtgttgattctggcggtccctgtggactaaagtggtagtgtttctgagaaccagagtccctttagaaaacctccaattttactgcagcagggtctgacagtctgccgcACTcagtctctgctggatctgggtctgtccacggtggactggtctctgctggatctgggtctgtccacggtggactggtctctgctggatctgggtctgtccacggtggactggtctctgctggatctgggtctgtccacggtggactggtctctgctggagtctggtctgaaggagtttctggtgaaccttcatgatttcatctggtttctccagaatccgacccggtggctccgatgacgagctttaagaataactttatagaaacagacgatcttctctctgatggtctggtttactgatggaggtctatagaggaccaggactaaactgagactgatccagaaccagataaaagttcctcacagtagctttaaagtttgtttatttatatttacatccATTTAAAGATGATATGATCCTCTACTGGTGGAGATACTTTTTTCAGCCCTTTATTGAATCAAAAGGAGATTTTCAACAACGTTTTGAGGAAACTGAGAGGATGTGACTCACAAGAGGATGATCTTGCGGTTGATGTCTGGTCTGAAGGGGAAGGGCGAGGTGAAGGCCTGCTGGTCGTCGCTCCGGTGCAGCGGCGTCTCCTCGCCGCCGTCCTCGccgagctgctgctgccacgTTGGGAGAGTCTGGATGTCCACGAACTGGGAGCGAGCACCCAGAGGATCCATCACGCCTCCGGGTCCGAGGGCTGACGATGGAGACCTCCAAGCAgctgaacagaaaacagagagttGTTCACGTCGGCTCTGATGGAGGTTCATCTCAGGATACAGTGACGGAGAGGCACTAATCAATTCATTTGATTGAATCAAGGCTTCacctgctttctttttttttcattattcgttaattgcattaaatataattttctaGAAGCCAAGGTGACGtctttaaacacttttatgttGATCAACTAATCAATCAAGCAACTAATATTTTCACtttataatttgatttattaataatttcagTAATTAATGACGCAGAAACGCCAAATAATTTACTGGTTCCACTTtctaaaatgtcctttttccaACATTAAAGCTCTAAAGTGAAATTGATTGTTAGCTTCAGACCAAACTGAAACTATACCTGCTTAATTTATTGATCAGCTATTGTCTAATTTTCCCACATTTCCCTGATAactgttgtttattgtttatttataagtCCAGAATCTACAGATGTTACATTTACAATGATAAACAGCAGAGACGTGGTTCACACCGACCAGCTGGAACCAGTAAAAGTattctaaatatttaaaactttaaaataaacaaaaattataaaaaattatatatatatttaatttgcctgataaatgtattttacagctCTTTACGGCTTCTataataaatttaaaaataatataataaatgagaTAATTTGCCAGTTTTCTCTCGGTCATATCATTGTAAAatcaaaaaactattaaatgaattaaatattaaatcaatacaaaattaaatcaaCCCAATTCTAAAATCaattaacaaacataaaaatatcaaacatttatgaCTCCCAGCTTCTCAAACTAgaatatttgctgctttttcttcacTTTGCATCACCATAAACTGATTAAATTGATCTTGAGATTATTGTAAAGGGAACAACAGTCATATATTActgcatataataataattatgaatataaCCCTAATCTATCTTTATTATAAgaatgtatttctatttttatgtatacattattatgacttattcaCCACTATGCTGCTGCTTCATTACTGGAAGCAGGGCTCCATAATTTAGcattaaattaactaaaataaGAGCAAACAGTGGAGCACTCACCTTGCCTGTTGTGTTTCCTGCAGCCAGCTGTGATGTGCACGACACAAATATAAACTTTAATGATCAATAAAGCCTGTCAGGAGACTGTGAGTCCTCAGGATGAGCTCTGGTTCCTCTGGGTTCTCATTCTAAGGAGAAAAGATGCACAAGAAATGGTCAGAAATGAAGTTTTAAGGTGGAAGTCAGTCAGAGTTACAATGTAgccagagagctgctgctgcagagtcaAGCCTGCAGGAGAGACAGCAGCACATCTGGTTAACGACTTCACAATAAAGGTCCAAGGATGACAATTGTTTTGTAACACTAGATTGTGCAAAGGGGATGCTTGTTTGCTTCGTTCAGTAGTGTTATTAAAATGGGAATATAAAAaggaataatataatataacacatacaacatgtacagcagagaaaatacagtataaaggccttgaataaaatacaataaaataaatgaattaaatgaataaaataaaataaaataaatgaattaaatgaattaaataaaataaaattaataaaattaataaaattaataaaattaataaaataaaaaattaaataaaataaataaaataaaataaataaaataaataaataaatgaaatgaaataaaataaaatagaataaaatagaataaaattgaataaaatagaataaaataaaataaataaaaatattaaatataaaatgaaaaccgcaacccttaacaggataagcggttacggaaaatTAATGTATAAAAATTACCTCCAAATTACTAAGAAAATCCTCTACATACATGCATTAATTAATGGTAATGgtaatggactgtacttgtatagcgcttttctagtcttccaaaggactcaaagcgcttttacattactaatcattcacccattcacacccattcatacactgatgacaggagctaccatgcaaggtgccacctgcccatcaggaccctaactcacattcatacacattcatacaccacaggaaacagcctgcgggagcaatttggggttaagtgtcttgcccaaggacacatcgacatggactgccagagccagggatcgaaccgccgatcctctgattggaggacgaccctgctctgcactgagccacagccgccccaccaGATGTCTCCAACTACACAGAAAAGTCCATTCTCAAAAGTATGTCTGCATGCTGGGGGttttaaatattatgttttaattgttttaattgtatttatataacatTCAAAAGTATGTCTGCATGCTAGGGGttttaaatattatgttttaattgttttaattgtatttatataacatTCAAAAGTATGTCTGCATGCTGGGGGttttaaatattatgttttaattgttttaattgtatttatataacatTCAAAGGTATGTCTGCATGCTGGGGGttttaaatattatgttttaattgttttaattgtatttatataacatTCAAATTTCTCCTgcttttgtgaaaaatatactttaaaataaaataagataatcctttattagtcccgcagcggggacatttacaggattacagcagcatagatatagtgcaaaacaagagacataataaaaaataaaaataagtattataaataagcaaatgagcaataaaaaaactgtaaaaaacagtaaagaaataactaaatataatatatacaaacatttatcttttattttgtaggggcGTATACAGTACACTTCCGGGTTTGTTCCTGCTAGTTCTACGTCACTTGACGCATCTTTTCTAATCAGCTGACTAATACGCAAAAAACACTTCCGCTTTGGCTGTCGGGGTCACGTGAGTCGCAGACAAaagcaacagagagaaaaaacatcgagcaaagaaaaataaaaaaacagaaacaagatTAAATTTTTTCTCACCACAGTTATTTGTGTTTCATCACTgcttctatttttaaattatattaaaacagatatattatatctgataatataaatatttcaattaaGAATCCTCAGCTtggaattaaattaaaaatccTGAATATTAATGAGCTGATTTATCTGAATGCAGTTAAATTATTCTGTAACTTTGTTCTTTCTTATAATATTCAATTTGTtttagatgttttgtttttatgtcagCATTAACCcatcaaccctaaccctaaccctagttCAGCTGGCAggataatttattattttaataataataatagtcatttttcatgcaaaaacattCAATAGTTGCAGCTTTACGAATGTTTTAttaggatttgctgcttttcctttgaATCATTGTTATAATTAGTAATAAAGTGGACCATTGGTTGGATGAATGCATAAGtaataataactaaattaaTTGTTTGAATTGAATCATTGTTTTTAGGTAAATAAGAAGAAGATtaattcagaataaaataaataaactacaacagtaaaaaaatgaatgcataagtaataataactaaatgatgtaatatataataataacatatatattattattatatatttaaatatccaCTGTGactgttatattatataataatataacagtcACAGTggatatttaaatcattttaatactttatgtTTCTGACTATATTTATACTTTAACTTGAGCCACATATTTTGCAGGATTTTTCctttgtaacagagtatttttacagtgaggtattagttagttagttactattttaataatcattatagtcatttttcatgcaatAGTTGCAGcttcacaaatgttttattagtatttgctgcttttcctttaaatcattGTAATAAAGTGCACCATtggttgaacaaaaaaaacattgcgtAAGTGTCACTCTGGGTAATTTTGACGCCAATTTTTCACTATTtctacaaaccaaacaatcaattggaggaaaaataataagcagattaattcagaataaaataaataacagtaaaacattttttttaaatgaatgcataagtaataataactaaactaactaaattaagtaatatataataatataacagtcACAGTggatatttaaatcattttaatactttatgtTTCTGACTATATTTATACTTTAACTTGAGCCACATATTTTGCAGGATTTTTCctttgtaacagagtatttttacagtgaggTATAAGTACTATAAGTAAAGGatgtgaattattattattattattattattattgtgaatacttcctccacctctgaCCCTTCGCATCGACGTCTCTGGGATCGATCTGTTGGTTCTGAGTCATCAGCTCCGTCAACACAAGTGAAGCGAGCGGCCACGTTTCTGAGGTAAGAGGAGAAATCAACCAAACAATTAAACACGTCACGTAAAAGAAACACATGTTGCGTTCATGTTAAACGCGTACAAACATACATGTACATTGTGTAAAGATGTAAAGAGCCACGTTTACCCAGGAGCTTCTCCACGTGGGTTCAGGATCCAGCGCTGTGTCGATTTGGTGTACAGCGTACCCTGAGCGGGCGGGGTTTGGCGCGAAACAAGCGCTGGGATCGCTTAACCCCGCCCACCCGGGCTAGAGGGTGCACCGAAACAAGCGCTCCTCTGACTAAATGCACTCAGCATGCTGCAGGAAGCCAGAAATGcattaaaactgaacatttagggttattattgattatttaagaGCAGAATATACAAATATACTACAGTGTAGGAATACTCTGGTACTAGTACAAGTACTGCATTCATAATAGTACTCTAGCAGCATGAATACACAAGTATTCAACAAAGTAACACATTACTTATTGTGCAGAATGATTCATTTAAGATCCATATATGATGTTTTactgaattaaaaatgtgttcatgacTTTAATGCTGTAGCTTGTAAACTTAGGGttcatttgaatgtatttgttgtatttttgttggGTTGCTTGATCTGAATTAACACATATAACCATTTATTAGTTGATATTGTTTATTAATCTAACTGTAGAGTAACAAAAGCTGTCTAATAAATGTAGTGGGGTAGAATTATAAAGTATCAAACTATAAAAACTCaattaaagtacaagtacatcataataatataaagggCAGTATTAGAGTAAATGTGGGGTTcattataatttattagttttttggGGTAgcttgatttatatttatatatcaccatttattagttgatatatattgttatattgttacCTTAGAGTAATAAAAGCTGCCAAATATATGTAGTGgggtaaaaatataaagtagaataaaatagaagatCTCAAGTAAAGTAGAAGTacatcataataatataaaggacagtatttgagtaaatgctTTCCTActttaatgcattaataatgtattaatgtatcaCACTGAGGTCAGTAACATATTCAACATTCTGTTATTGTGTGTTATTacataataatttgaattataTCAGTTTAGACGCTACATAACTTAAATAATAGTCACATTGCCCTGAAAATGCCCAATAGTTacgtttacattttgtattttaatggagaaaatataaatataaaaacacttatGTTATAactgtatactgtacattttttggACAGTAGTACGTGGATACTTTTGTGTACTTTTGGTCTGAACTCCTGAGTTCCAATGAAGGACAAATCTTCATGCTACAGctcacaaagacatttttatgcaGAAGTGTATCGATACAGAAGTGCAAAAATATTGCGATACTATGCTGTATTGATTTTTACATCAACACCTCAAgtaatcagacttttttttcttaaaaaactgATCAATCGATTATTAGAACAGTTGCCGCTTCATGTAACAGTTGATAAATAATCGATttaatcgttgcagctctacaTGCAGGTTGGATGATATTTAAGTGTGAATTACATTATCCTACACATGTAAATATTAGTCACTGCtggctgatttattttattttattatcaatatatAATGATTTCAAAGCACCTAAGAGTTGATTTATATAtaacaccttctcattcaactactttgaagaatgtaaaatataaaacatattctggtttgttgagcatttgtttgtttaccacataattccatatgtgttccttcatagtttggatgtcttcaatattaatctacaatgtagaaaaaaataaaaataaagaaaaaccattgaatgagaaggtgtgtccaaacttttgactggtactgtaagttaTAGCTATAGATTTTTAAACCAGACTTCCACAGAAATgaacatgtctgtctgtcaaacCAGCTGGATCATCACTGGGAAATAACCtctagaaaataataaaataattcaaataattcattttgtaataaatcaAAGTCTGTCCTCTGTTCCTTGTGAAACAGGACTCCTCATCGATCGAGGCCTCCCATCATGGGGTTGACTAAGCAGTACCTGCGCTACGCCGCCAGCGCTGTGTTCGGAGTGATCGGCGGCCAGAAGGCCAACATCGCGTACGTGACCCTCCGCGGGGGGGAGAAGGGCCGCTACGTCGCCGTGGCAGCCTGCGAACACGTCTTCATCTGGGACGTCCGCAAAGGAGAGAAGgtgagattttctttttgatggTGGAGGACAAACCGGTTCTGGGTCTAGAGctaatttttttgttcttgtctttttttcggTCCAGGTCCTGATCCTGAAGGGCCAGAAACACGAGGTGACCTATCTCTGCGCCTCGCCGGACGGCATCAACGTCGCCGTGGGTTACGAGGACGGCGCCGTGCGGATCTTCAGCCTGCTGAACGGCGAGAGCAACGTGTCCTTCAACGGCCACAAGACGGCCGTCAGCGTCATGGGCTACGACGCGCTCGGAGCTCGGCTCGTCACCGGGTCCAGGGTACGACGGGAGGGGTTTTAATTAAACGTTGGTGTTAAAGTCATTTGATCCAGATCTGATCTactgtttggttttgttatAGCATGTGTTTATTAGCATTTCATTACCTTTTGTCTGTCCCTCTTCAGGACACAGATGTGATCGTGTGGGACATCATCAATGAGTCGGGTCTGTACAGGCTGAGAGGCCACAAAGACGTCGTCACTCAGGCGTTGTTCCTCAAAGACAGGAACCTGCTGGTCACCAGGTAAACAGACttttaacaacacatttttttttcttaaaagatAGGATAAgatgaaacaaagcaaaacccaacccaaatttttttattttattttatttttatattttttattttattatagtttttttatcttattttatttttattttattttttataaaatattttatttttatttatttttaatttcatttatttttaattattattattttttataatgttattattttttattatttttttttttttatctcatcttatcttattttatttatctttttttgttttacattttgaaagtagaatttttttatatattatgatttattttaatatatttattagtttattttatcttattgttttttattttatttttaaaaatgttttatcttatcttttttttaatcttttttttattttattttatcaaattaaattaaattccattAAATAACATGcaattttttccaaaacagaacatttcgactttcaaaatgtttttctatgaatatattatataatatattattgggataattaaattaaattcccCTATGTCATCACTGAACAATGGTTATGAGTTTGACTTTTAACTGCCTTTGATGCAACCAGACAGCCTTATTATAAAACCTTTATTAAACCAGGAAGTCACACTGAAATTCAAAACCTCATGTATGTTTGATGTGTGCTTTTGAAACAACATAATCCTGAAtgtaaaattgtcttttttatatttgaatccGTGTGTTTTTTCAGCTGATAACCTTTTATAACAACAAAGAAATCTTTGGGCTTAACACAGTTAAAAACAAGACGTGCGGTGTTGCTAacacattatgtttttgtgttttgtttacagctCTAAGGACAGTTTTGTGAAGTGGTGGGACCTCGACACACAGCACTGCTTCAAGACCATGGTGGGCCACCGCAGTGAGGTGAGGGCTCCGTCCTATATACAcattcattaaagaaaacagCCTGTTGAAGCGTTCATATTCTGTCAGATCTGAGCTGGTCCTACCTGGATGAATCCCTGTGACGGTGTGtgttctcctgtgtgtgtgtgtgtgtgtgtgtgtgtgtgtgtgtgtgtgtgtgtgtgtgtgtgtaggtgtgggGCATGGTGCTGCTGAACTGGGAGAACAGGCTGTTGACGGGATCAGCAGACAGTGAGCTCCGAGCCTGGGACATCGACTACATgcaggaggtgaggaggaacaCCGGTTGACACTTTgcattcaataataataaaaaatgatgtttccTCAGATGTTGtaaaagtctgtctgtctgatcaGGAGAAAGCTGTGGGAGAGCCCAAAGAGAAGAAGGGGAAAACTCTGCtggatgatgacgatgatgatgaagacgatgaGGAAGGGGTGGATGAAAACGTCGAGGAGGTACGACAGCTAATGTATTCTTGTGAGAAAGCACTGTAGAGTATATGGATATATGAATACTGTTTTAACACAATATCAAGTAATGCATAAAGATAATATCTCTGCATGGTTTGAGGTCAAAAATCCTGATTTATAGAAACATAACATCCATTAATATtcgtcctcctctgtcccctcCGTCTCTCAGCGGATCCTGAGTTGTAAGAAAGCCGGTTCCATCCTGAGAGAAGCCAGAGACCGAGTCGTCTCGATGGCGGCGGACGCCAAAGGCAGAGTCATCGGCTGTCATGTGAGTGATGACGCTTCTTCCCGTTCCCTCAGTGAGATGGTGAAACGTCTGGAATACACGATGCAGAAGATGTCAGGGTTCCTTCAAGGGATCGTGAAAAATAGAGGAATTTAAGGAACCAAACTTAATGCATATAGGGAATGTTTTTAGTTGTTGAAAGTTCAATACAGACGGTAAAACAACAGAATTAACGACTTGTCTTGGTCTAAAAGAAACACGGAACATTTTGTATTTCGGGGTTATTATAAGAGCCTTGAAATAATTGAATTGCCAGAAAATGACGTATTCACGGTCGGCATGTCTGGTGTGAAGGGTCTGCAAGTGTTTCGGCACTTTTTTCATGCACATCTGCATTTTTTGTAACTTGGCACAAAACTCTCACAAATAGTTCAcagataaaaacactatttaacaTCTGGGGATTTTACAAATGAGGGCAATTtgttttagatgctttagaaacaggaagtctttaaaaatctacatttgaggacatattttgcagccaaatcaaatagtttacaggatattcaacctttgctTCTTTATAATGCgtttaatacttgacttgtttctttacagggcttttataaaagtaataaagtagtttatgaatatgagatatgagtttacagatgattacaatccctcctcgtcattgtggaggttggtttatggtgtttttgCTGGTTACACATACAGTCCATGTGCAGATCTCTGGCATCGATCAATGGGTTACACAGCTAACCCACGCCATCTTTGGAGGCTCACGCTGTGGTGCAAAGCAGGAGTATAAACAAATCTTTATGCTCCACATGTGctcttttcatctttcttcaGGGCAACGATTCAGTCCTGGAGCTCTTCACCGTGCTGTCGGAGGAGGAAGTCCAGAAGAAGATGATAAAGAAGACGAAGAAAGCCAAAAAGAAGGCAGCGAAGTAAAGACGGTTATTTCTCTTTGGTTCATTTGGAAGCTTTACGTGTTGCGtcacttcctgctcctccttaTAGGATTTAAAGTACTTTAAGGTTTGTTGTGTCTCTGCTCCTCTTGCTGTAGAGCTCAGGAGGATGCAGGCGAGGAGGCGGTGGAGCCGGTGGAGCCGGTGGTAGAGCGGACGCTGCAGGACGAGATCCTCAGACTGACCAACATCAAGGCCTCGGCTAAGATCAGGTGAGCGTGAAGCCAAACGTAGCGGAGACGTGAGCGTGAGACCAGCGGGTGACATACTCACTCCCTGACTCCTCCCCCCCGCCTCCTCTCAGGTGGGTGGACTGCCTGTCGTGTGCCGGCGGCGAGCTGAAGGTggcgctgctgctgcagaacaaCACCATCGAGACCTACAGCCTGAAGACCTCGGACCGGATCCCCGCGGCCAATAAGACGGCTCGCCTCACGCTCGGAGGCCACCGCACCGACGTCCGCACGCTGGCCTTCAGCTCCGACAACCTGGCCGTCCTCTCCGCCTCCGGGGACACGGTCAAAGTCTGGAACAGGTGAGGAAGAAAAGTCTGAATGTGAAGAAGGTGAAGAAACCGATAGAAGCTGAGTGGCGTGTTTTTAACGTGATGTCCCTCCTCGCCGTTCTTCAGGTCGACCCTGCAGGTGATTCGCACCATGGCCTGTGAATACGCACTCTGCTCGCTCTTCGTGCCTGGAGACAGACAGATCATCCTGGGAACAAAGGTATTGAAATGCTGCTGTTAAAgagttgtgttttatgtttcagtcTGACATTGAAGTTCACCCTCTGAACCCAAAAAACCTACGgcgggattgaaaagcatgttttctttaaataatccCCAAAACTGCATTGTTTATCACAGTCAGAGGCTGTAAGAAACGTCATTatcgtcagattttcatctttcagacggtccttgaacacgtcatgtgtgacaaacacgtccatctgaaaaaaaacaaccaaaacaaagctgaaaattgtgatatttcatctaaaacattttattctacatgtcacatttaaaatctcgccccGAATAAACCTtttactttaaccagattctgtaaaaaacattaaattccaTGATTGATTCACTTGAGACCAACAGTCTTGTGACAAAAATTCCGTGAAACTCTGGATGAACTGCAGACTGCTgaacgaggagaggagaggagaggagaggctggagatAGAGGTTGTAGAAATGCAAATAGCTTAAATAAATAGCATACCTATCCTCCATTTTTattccaacattggtaacacttgtgggCACTTGGTGAAATGTTGGATATTTggatttttgtaaaagaaatgatcaaataaattcaacatgcgttttttctttctcttgtgatttatgtcattataactgttattCTGCACAACAGACAtctttgagttctctctacttctagtcatgatggTGTTGTCTCCATAGAGatacaggacttttatattacagtgaaaataaaggccacagagagaaaaatgtgaca
The Anoplopoma fimbria isolate UVic2021 breed Golden Eagle Sablefish chromosome 16, Afim_UVic_2022, whole genome shotgun sequence genome window above contains:
- the wdr3 gene encoding WD repeat-containing protein 3, which translates into the protein MGLTKQYLRYAASAVFGVIGGQKANIAYVTLRGGEKGRYVAVAACEHVFIWDVRKGEKVLILKGQKHEVTYLCASPDGINVAVGYEDGAVRIFSLLNGESNVSFNGHKTAVSVMGYDALGARLVTGSRDTDVIVWDIINESGLYRLRGHKDVVTQALFLKDRNLLVTSSKDSFVKWWDLDTQHCFKTMVGHRSEVWGMVLLNWENRLLTGSADSELRAWDIDYMQEEKAVGEPKEKKGKTLLDDDDDDEDDEEGVDENVEERILSCKKAGSILREARDRVVSMAADAKGRVIGCHGNDSVLELFTVLSEEEVQKKMIKKTKKAKKKAAKAQEDAGEEAVEPVEPVVERTLQDEILRLTNIKASAKIRWVDCLSCAGGELKVALLLQNNTIETYSLKTSDRIPAANKTARLTLGGHRTDVRTLAFSSDNLAVLSASGDTVKVWNRSTLQVIRTMACEYALCSLFVPGDRQIILGTKSGKLQIFELSSGSLLETVDAHNGSLWSLCLAPDQRGIVTGSADKTVKFWAFELIKDETTAQKRLTLKHSRTLQLEEDVLCVKFSPDHRLLAVSLLDNTVKVFYTDSLKFFLSLYGHKLPVLCLDISHDSTLIATGSADRNVKIWGLDFGDCHRSMFAHDDSVMFLQFVPKTHLFFTAGKDKKIKQWDADKFEHIQTLEGHHREVWCLAISPNGDHIVSTSHDKSLRLWERTREPIILEEEREMEREAEFEESIANGEAPVVPGETQGEAAPAAKKTVETVKAAERIMEALELYKEENRKLEEHKYACMTAVNKLPLPKPNPILVAFGNISASRYVLDVIKKVRSSELEVSLLVLPFPYVPQLLTLFNSYIQQGLEVELVCRCLFFLLKIHFGQISSNQMLVSVIDDLRTNTVSKVQEIRDVMGFNSAALQLLQREIESKEDVMFFADATGQLSQKKKKRRKRERAILTIA